In the Sulfitobacter pacificus genome, one interval contains:
- the petA gene encoding ubiquinol-cytochrome c reductase iron-sulfur subunit: MSNAEDHEGTRRDFLYYATAGTGAVAVGAAVWPLANQMNPSADVLALSSIRVDVGDLEPGSQLTVKWLGKPVFIRRRTAEEIEAARAVELSELPDQGAENGNLPAGATADDVNRTLDEAGEWLVMMGVCTHLGCVPLGDAGDFGGWFCPCHGSHYDTAGRIRKGPAPTNLPVPVAAFVNDTTIKLG, translated from the coding sequence GTGTCCAACGCAGAAGACCACGAAGGCACACGCAGGGATTTCCTGTATTATGCAACAGCCGGTACAGGCGCTGTCGCCGTAGGTGCCGCAGTTTGGCCACTGGCCAATCAGATGAACCCCTCGGCCGATGTTCTGGCCCTGTCATCGATTCGCGTCGATGTGGGTGATCTGGAGCCCGGTTCGCAGCTGACGGTCAAATGGTTGGGCAAGCCGGTGTTCATTCGCCGCCGTACGGCAGAAGAAATCGAAGCCGCCCGTGCGGTTGAATTGTCCGAACTGCCGGATCAGGGCGCGGAAAACGGCAACCTGCCGGCCGGCGCAACTGCGGATGACGTCAACCGCACGCTGGATGAAGCGGGCGAATGGCTGGTGATGATGGGCGTTTGTACGCATCTTGGCTGTGTGCCTTTGGGCGATGCCGGTGATTTTGGTGGTTGGTTCTGCCCCTGCCACGGTTCGCATTACGACACCGCGGGCCGTATCCGCAAAGGGCCCGCACCGACAAACCTGCCGGTGCCTGTGGCTGCTTTCGTGAACGACACCACGATTAAACTGGGTTAA
- a CDS encoding 6,7-dimethyl-8-ribityllumazine synthase — protein sequence MTHGLHAPARFAFIKAQWHADIVDRSLDGFTETIPLSQIETFDVPGAFEMPLMAQKLALTGKYDAVICAAFVVDGGIYRHDFVASAVVDGLMRVGLDTGVPVLSVSLTPHQYQETDHHNAIYRAHFVTKGREAASAALAILEAHDTVAA from the coding sequence ATGACACATGGCCTTCACGCCCCCGCCCGTTTCGCATTCATCAAAGCACAGTGGCACGCCGATATCGTCGACCGCAGTCTGGATGGGTTTACCGAAACGATTCCCCTTAGCCAGATTGAAACCTTCGATGTGCCCGGTGCCTTCGAAATGCCCCTGATGGCGCAAAAGCTGGCGCTGACCGGGAAATATGACGCGGTCATCTGCGCTGCCTTTGTCGTCGATGGCGGTATTTACCGGCATGATTTTGTTGCCAGCGCCGTGGTTGACGGGTTGATGCGCGTGGGTCTTGATACCGGCGTGCCGGTGCTGTCGGTCTCCCTCACCCCGCACCAGTATCAGGAAACAGACCATCACAATGCGATCTATCGTGCGCATTTTGTCACCAAAGGCCGCGAAGCTGCATCAGCCGCACTTGCGATTCTCGAGGCGCATGACACCGTCGCAGCCTGA
- a CDS encoding cytochrome c1, with translation MIKKLTVSAIAALGLSTFGAMAAGGGDQHIEDFDFSFEGPFGSYDVNQLQRGLQVYTEVCAACHGLKFVPIRTLGDENGPTLPEEQVIEYAKQFEVYDDDLEDFREALPTDHFPDSALENAPDLSLMAKKRAGFHGPYGLGINQFFKGIGGPEYIASLLTGYTGEEKEQAGVTFYENTAFPGGWIAMAPPLGDDSVEFVDGHDADLHHLSADVSAFLMWTAEPKMMARKQAGFAGVIFLTLLSVLLYLTNKRLWAPVKRKYKDEV, from the coding sequence ATGATCAAGAAACTAACCGTCTCTGCGATTGCTGCCCTGGGCCTGAGCACCTTTGGTGCGATGGCTGCGGGTGGTGGTGACCAGCATATCGAAGACTTCGACTTTTCTTTTGAAGGGCCGTTTGGATCTTATGATGTGAACCAGCTTCAGCGCGGTTTGCAGGTCTACACAGAGGTCTGCGCCGCCTGTCACGGACTGAAGTTCGTGCCGATCCGCACCCTGGGTGATGAGAATGGCCCGACACTGCCCGAAGAGCAGGTCATCGAATATGCCAAGCAGTTCGAAGTCTATGACGATGATCTGGAAGATTTCCGTGAAGCATTGCCAACGGATCACTTCCCGGATTCTGCTTTGGAAAATGCGCCGGATCTGTCGCTGATGGCGAAGAAACGTGCAGGTTTCCACGGGCCTTACGGTCTGGGCATCAACCAGTTCTTCAAAGGGATTGGTGGACCGGAATATATCGCATCGCTTCTGACAGGCTATACCGGTGAGGAGAAAGAGCAAGCCGGTGTAACCTTTTACGAAAACACCGCTTTTCCAGGCGGCTGGATCGCGATGGCCCCACCATTGGGTGACGATTCGGTAGAGTTTGTAGACGGCCATGACGCCGATCTGCACCATCTGTCAGCGGATGTTTCCGCCTTTTTGATGTGGACCGCCGAACCCAAGATGATGGCTCGCAAGCAAGCCGGTTTTGCCGGTGTGATCTTTTTGACCTTGCTGTCGGTCCTGTTGTACCTGACCAACAAGCGCCTCTGGGCGCCGGTTAAGCGGAAATACAAAGACGAGGTGTAA
- a CDS encoding glutathione S-transferase, with the protein MKLAYSPTSPYVRKIMVLLHETGQLADVALETRTTTPLEPDQNLLSSNPLGKVPALERAEGPALYDSRVICAYLNDRAKGSLYGSGARHWDILTLEATADGILDAALLMAYEWRMRPEDKRMDAWVDGQWGKVARACAALNTRWMSHLAGPLDMGQIAVACALGYVDFRHDARGWRTGNDALAAWYAQFDSRPSMQATRPPAA; encoded by the coding sequence ATGAAACTCGCTTATTCCCCAACGTCTCCTTATGTGCGCAAGATTATGGTTTTGTTGCACGAAACCGGCCAGCTGGCGGATGTGGCGCTTGAGACGCGCACCACCACGCCGCTGGAACCTGATCAGAATTTGCTGTCCAGCAACCCGCTGGGCAAGGTGCCTGCGCTGGAACGTGCGGAAGGGCCGGCGCTTTATGACAGCAGGGTGATTTGCGCGTATCTGAACGACCGCGCCAAAGGGTCGCTATATGGCAGCGGTGCGCGGCATTGGGATATCCTGACGCTTGAGGCGACCGCAGATGGTATTCTGGATGCAGCCCTGCTGATGGCCTATGAGTGGCGGATGCGCCCCGAGGACAAGCGGATGGACGCATGGGTTGATGGTCAGTGGGGCAAGGTCGCACGGGCCTGTGCCGCCCTGAACACCCGCTGGATGAGCCATTTGGCCGGGCCACTGGATATGGGGCAAATCGCGGTGGCCTGCGCCTTGGGTTATGTGGATTTTCGCCATGATGCGCGCGGCTGGCGCACTGGAAATGACGCTTTGGCGGCATGGTATGCGCAGTTTGATTCGCGCCCTTCCATGCAGGCAACACGCCCGCCAGCGGCCTGA
- a CDS encoding FMN-binding negative transcriptional regulator: MHPNPIYHDADFARNLGFARERGFGVLAVNGADGPLISHVPFLINAEGTVAELHLVRSNPIARALKEPLAARIAIVGGDSYISPDWYGVPDQVPTWNYVAVHLTGTLALRPQEELQDLLDRQSAAYEERLLPKPPWKTAKMSDGVMEKMMRMIVPCQMTVTGMDGTWKLSQNKPDAVRLAAADQVRSSGFGAETDILSALMRGAGNGEVQGDK, translated from the coding sequence ATGCATCCCAACCCAATTTATCACGACGCCGATTTTGCGCGAAACCTTGGATTTGCCCGCGAACGTGGTTTTGGCGTTCTGGCGGTGAATGGCGCGGATGGCCCGTTGATCAGCCATGTGCCGTTTTTGATCAATGCAGAGGGCACGGTTGCCGAATTGCACCTTGTCCGATCCAACCCGATTGCGCGGGCGTTGAAGGAACCGCTGGCCGCACGCATCGCGATTGTGGGGGGCGACAGCTATATTTCGCCCGATTGGTACGGTGTGCCCGACCAGGTGCCGACATGGAATTATGTGGCGGTGCATCTGACCGGCACGCTGGCGCTGCGTCCACAAGAGGAATTGCAGGATTTGCTGGACCGACAGTCGGCGGCCTATGAAGAAAGACTGTTGCCCAAACCACCTTGGAAAACTGCAAAGATGTCGGATGGTGTGATGGAAAAGATGATGCGGATGATTGTGCCGTGCCAGATGACAGTCACAGGCATGGATGGCACATGGAAGCTAAGTCAGAACAAGCCGGATGCGGTGCGCCTTGCGGCGGCGGATCAGGTTCGGTCCAGCGGTTTCGGGGCCGAGACGGATATCCTGTCGGCGCTGATGCGCGGTGCCGGGAACGGCGAGGTGCAGGGCGACAAATGA
- the dapF gene encoding diaminopimelate epimerase, with product MYSDFTNGLPFMKMHGLGNDFVVVDLRGHDSPMTADLAKRIGHRQFGVGFDQLALISDGAGDAHLTFYNSDGSQAAACGNATRCIARFLMDESGKTALRLTTERGELAARDMGAGITSVNMGHPLLEWQDIPLARAMDTLELPIDGAPTATGMGNPHCTFFVEDADAVDLTTFGPGIENHPLFPQRTNVQVAQIIGPDHIRMRVWERGVGVTLASGSSSCATAVAATRKGLTGRTVRIDLDGGTLTVDWREDGVWMTGPTAHVFSGTLTPAFLRTPL from the coding sequence ATGTATAGTGATTTCACCAACGGTTTGCCCTTCATGAAGATGCACGGGCTGGGAAACGACTTTGTTGTCGTGGACTTGCGCGGGCACGACTCGCCAATGACGGCAGATTTGGCCAAACGAATCGGGCATCGGCAATTTGGCGTCGGATTCGATCAGCTTGCCCTGATCTCAGACGGGGCTGGTGACGCACATCTTACTTTTTATAATTCTGACGGCTCTCAGGCAGCGGCATGCGGCAATGCAACCCGATGTATCGCACGGTTCCTGATGGACGAATCCGGCAAGACGGCCTTGCGCCTGACAACAGAGCGGGGCGAGCTTGCCGCACGTGATATGGGCGCAGGCATAACATCGGTAAACATGGGGCATCCGCTGCTGGAATGGCAAGACATCCCTCTGGCGCGCGCCATGGATACGCTTGAGCTGCCAATTGACGGTGCTCCCACGGCCACTGGCATGGGCAATCCCCATTGCACGTTCTTTGTCGAAGACGCAGATGCTGTTGATCTGACCACCTTCGGTCCGGGTATTGAAAACCATCCGCTGTTCCCGCAGCGCACCAATGTTCAGGTTGCCCAGATCATCGGGCCCGACCACATTCGCATGCGGGTCTGGGAGCGGGGCGTGGGCGTCACATTGGCGTCCGGCTCCTCCTCCTGCGCCACAGCGGTTGCAGCCACTCGCAAGGGGCTTACTGGGCGCACTGTGCGCATTGATCTGGATGGCGGCACCCTGACCGTTGACTGGCGCGAGGATGGTGTCTGGATGACCGGTCCAACGGCCCATGTTTTCAGCGGCACGCTCACCCCTGCCTTTTTGAGAACACCCCTATGA
- a CDS encoding thiamine/thiamine pyrophosphate ABC transporter permease ThiP, whose protein sequence is MAFRALAVSTKSGISAAALVVVLILGALVAVMSRAEAGAGLAVSDWSALRFTVWQAFLSAILSVVLAVPLARALARRRFVGRAILVTLLGAPFILPVIVAVLGLLTIFGRSGWLNAVLTQLSLPPVSIYGLHGVVLAHVFFNLPLATRLLLQGWQTVPAERFRLAAQLRLTPWAMFRVIEVPLLRQIVPGVAALIFVICLTSFAVALTLGGGPKATTLELAIYQAFRFDFDLSRAALLSVVQLVVAGGAALLALWIIPVMSIGGGQDRPQQRWDARGGVQAVLDLAVIALGAGFLVLPLIAVVLRGAMGVMQMPMTVWTAAGSSLSVALISVLVLTLLALPMAGWIASKRAGGVEAIGLLGLSASPLMIGTGWFIVINPVMNPADLALPVTALVNALMALPFCLRIIVPRLRDTVMDFGRLSAGLGLRGWPLWRWVILPRLAPQLGFAAGLTGALSMGDLGVIALFADTERATLPLQMYRLMGAYRMEAAAGAALVLLVMALGIFWVCDAMGRRYAAA, encoded by the coding sequence ATGGCTTTCCGCGCTCTCGCAGTAAGTACAAAATCGGGGATCAGCGCAGCGGCTTTGGTTGTTGTGTTGATCCTTGGCGCGCTCGTAGCCGTGATGTCGCGGGCAGAGGCGGGTGCGGGGCTCGCCGTCTCTGATTGGAGCGCGTTGCGCTTCACGGTTTGGCAGGCGTTTTTATCTGCGATACTCTCGGTGGTTCTGGCGGTGCCGTTGGCGCGTGCCCTAGCGCGACGACGGTTTGTTGGGCGCGCTATTCTGGTCACGCTTTTGGGTGCGCCGTTTATTTTGCCTGTCATTGTGGCGGTCCTTGGTTTGCTAACCATTTTCGGCAGAAGCGGCTGGCTGAACGCTGTGCTGACGCAGCTCAGTCTGCCGCCGGTGTCGATCTACGGATTACACGGCGTTGTGCTGGCGCATGTGTTTTTTAACCTCCCGTTGGCGACACGGCTGTTGCTGCAAGGGTGGCAGACTGTGCCAGCGGAACGGTTTCGGCTGGCCGCGCAACTGCGCCTGACGCCGTGGGCGATGTTTCGGGTGATCGAAGTGCCGCTGCTGCGCCAGATCGTGCCGGGAGTGGCGGCGTTGATATTTGTAATTTGCCTGACCAGCTTCGCGGTGGCGCTGACACTGGGTGGCGGGCCGAAGGCGACAACGCTGGAACTGGCAATCTATCAGGCGTTCCGGTTTGACTTTGATCTGAGCCGTGCGGCCTTGCTGTCTGTTGTGCAGTTGGTCGTGGCAGGGGGGGCTGCGCTGCTGGCGCTATGGATCATTCCGGTGATGTCGATTGGTGGCGGGCAGGATCGGCCACAGCAACGCTGGGATGCGCGGGGTGGGGTGCAGGCGGTGCTGGATCTGGCGGTGATCGCACTGGGTGCCGGGTTTCTGGTGCTGCCGCTGATTGCTGTTGTGCTGCGCGGAGCGATGGGTGTGATGCAGATGCCGATGACGGTCTGGACTGCGGCGGGATCGTCGTTGTCTGTGGCCTTGATCAGTGTGCTGGTCCTGACGCTTCTGGCGTTGCCGATGGCCGGGTGGATCGCGTCGAAACGGGCGGGCGGGGTTGAGGCGATTGGCCTGCTGGGGCTGTCTGCCTCGCCGCTGATGATTGGGACGGGATGGTTTATCGTGATCAATCCGGTGATGAACCCTGCGGATCTGGCCCTGCCGGTGACGGCGCTGGTCAATGCCTTGATGGCCTTGCCGTTTTGTCTGCGCATTATCGTGCCGCGTCTGCGGGATACGGTGATGGATTTTGGCCGTCTTAGCGCGGGTTTGGGTCTGCGTGGCTGGCCCTTGTGGCGCTGGGTGATCCTGCCGCGACTGGCCCCGCAACTGGGGTTTGCGGCAGGTTTGACGGGGGCGTTGTCGATGGGGGACCTTGGTGTGATCGCCTTGTTTGCAGATACTGAACGCGCAACCTTGCCCTTGCAGATGTATCGTTTGATGGGGGCCTACCGGATGGAAGCGGCAGCGGGTGCGGCATTGGTTTTATTGGTAATGGCGTTGGGCATCTTCTGGGTCTGTGATGCCATGGGGAGACGTTATGCTGCGGCTTGA
- a CDS encoding thiamine ABC transporter ATP-binding protein, with protein MLRLEGFEIVLGAFRMTADMTLEQGRKYAVIGPSGAGKSTLLGALCGFVPLAQGRLFWQEREITDADPGARPMTMLFQDNNLFPHLTVTQNVGLGIRPDLRLNAQGQTRVAQALTRVGLADQADKKPGALSGGQQSRAALARVLVQARPWVLLDEPFAALGPALRNEMLDLVQDLVAETGAGLIMVTHAPEDVRRIADEVVFVSAGQAEAPKPAVELMENPPPELRAYLG; from the coding sequence ATGCTGCGGCTTGAAGGATTTGAAATTGTGCTGGGCGCGTTTCGCATGACGGCGGATATGACGCTGGAGCAGGGGCGCAAATATGCAGTGATCGGTCCCTCAGGGGCGGGAAAATCCACATTGCTGGGGGCGCTTTGTGGATTTGTACCTTTGGCGCAAGGGCGTCTGTTCTGGCAGGAACGCGAGATTACGGATGCGGACCCCGGAGCGCGGCCAATGACGATGTTGTTTCAGGACAACAACCTGTTTCCGCATCTGACTGTGACGCAGAATGTTGGTTTGGGGATCAGGCCGGATTTGCGGTTGAACGCACAGGGGCAGACGCGGGTGGCGCAGGCCCTGACGCGTGTTGGGCTGGCAGATCAAGCGGATAAGAAACCCGGCGCGCTCTCTGGCGGGCAACAAAGCCGTGCAGCGCTGGCGCGGGTGCTGGTGCAAGCGCGGCCTTGGGTACTGCTGGACGAACCCTTTGCGGCATTGGGACCGGCCTTGCGCAACGAAATGTTGGATCTGGTGCAGGATCTGGTGGCGGAAACCGGGGCGGGGTTGATCATGGTGACCCATGCGCCCGAAGATGTGCGTCGGATTGCGGATGAGGTGGTATTTGTCAGTGCGGGGCAGGCAGAGGCCCCGAAACCGGCGGTGGAACTGATGGAGAATCCGCCGCCGGAGTTACGCGCGTACCTTGGTTAG
- the mtaB gene encoding tRNA (N(6)-L-threonylcarbamoyladenosine(37)-C(2))-methylthiotransferase MtaB has product MTAPVFSNHGCRLNAYEVEAMKDLADQAGLENAVIVNTCAVTSEAVRKARQDIRKLRKTHPDARLIVTGCAAQTEPDTFANMDEVDAVIGNTEKMLGATWQGLAADFIGETETVQVDDIMSVTETAGHLIDGFGTRSRAYVQVQNGCDHRCTFCIIPYGRGNSRSVPAGVVVDQIKRLVDKGFNEVVLTGVDLTSWGADLPATPRLGDLVMRILRLVPDLPRLRISSIDSIEVDDNLMAAIATEPRLMPHLHLSLQHGDDMILKRMKRRHLRDDAIAFCTEARKLRPHMTFGADIIAGFPTETDAMFENALALVEDCDLTWLHVFPYSARPGTPAARMPAVNGKVIKARAARLRAAGEAQVRRHLKAQVGRSHHVLMENATMGRTEQFTEVHFETAQSEGQIVTATIRDTAENHLIA; this is encoded by the coding sequence ATGACCGCCCCCGTATTCTCTAACCACGGCTGCCGGCTGAACGCCTATGAGGTTGAGGCGATGAAGGACCTTGCCGATCAGGCGGGGCTGGAAAACGCCGTGATCGTCAACACCTGTGCTGTGACATCAGAGGCCGTGCGCAAAGCCCGGCAGGACATTCGAAAACTGCGCAAGACACACCCCGATGCCCGGCTGATCGTCACCGGCTGCGCCGCCCAGACGGAACCGGACACATTCGCGAATATGGATGAGGTCGACGCCGTTATCGGCAATACGGAAAAGATGCTGGGTGCCACATGGCAAGGATTGGCCGCTGATTTCATTGGGGAAACCGAAACAGTTCAGGTTGACGACATCATGTCAGTCACCGAAACCGCCGGACATCTGATTGATGGGTTCGGCACCCGCAGCCGCGCCTATGTGCAGGTCCAGAACGGCTGCGATCACCGCTGTACCTTTTGCATCATCCCTTATGGTCGCGGTAATTCACGATCCGTGCCCGCAGGCGTGGTTGTCGATCAGATCAAACGTCTGGTGGACAAAGGCTTTAACGAAGTGGTGCTGACCGGTGTTGATCTGACCTCTTGGGGCGCTGACCTGCCCGCGACCCCGCGTCTGGGTGACCTTGTGATGCGTATTTTGCGGCTGGTGCCAGACCTGCCGCGCCTCAGAATCAGCTCGATCGACAGTATCGAGGTTGATGACAATCTGATGGCTGCCATTGCCACGGAGCCGCGGTTGATGCCGCATCTACATCTGTCGTTGCAGCATGGTGATGACATGATTCTGAAACGCATGAAACGCCGCCATTTGCGCGACGATGCCATTGCCTTCTGTACCGAAGCCCGCAAGTTGCGGCCCCATATGACCTTTGGTGCCGATATCATCGCCGGCTTTCCGACAGAAACGGACGCGATGTTTGAAAATGCTCTCGCGCTGGTCGAGGACTGCGACCTGACCTGGTTGCATGTCTTTCCCTATTCCGCCCGTCCGGGCACCCCCGCGGCACGCATGCCCGCTGTAAACGGCAAGGTGATCAAAGCGCGCGCTGCACGGTTGCGGGCGGCAGGCGAGGCGCAGGTGCGCCGCCACCTGAAGGCCCAGGTTGGGCGCAGTCATCATGTTCTGATGGAAAATGCGACCATGGGCCGGACAGAGCAGTTCACAGAGGTGCATTTTGAGACGGCCCAAAGCGAGGGCCAGATCGTGACAGCAACCATTCGCGACACGGCTGAAAACCACCTGATCGCCTGA
- the petB gene encoding cytochrome b yields the protein MSGIPHDHYEPKTKGEKWLNSRLPVIGLVYDTLMIPTPKNLNWMWIWGIVLAFCLVLQIVTGIVLAMHYTPHVDLAFSSVEHIMRNVNGGHMLRYMHANGASLFFIAVYAHIFRGLYYGSYKAPREVTWIVGMLIYLLMMATGFLGYVLPWGQMSFWGATVITGLFGAIPFIGEGLQTFLLGGPAVDNATLNRFFSLHYLLPFVIAGLVIVHIWAFHSTGNNNPSGVEVRRGSKEEAEKDTLPFWPYFVIKDLFALAVILVVFFAVVGFMPNYLGHPDNYIEANALATPAHIVPEWYFLPFYAILRAFTSEVWVVQIASFVTGGIIDAKFFGVLAMFGAIAVMALVPWLDTSNVRSGRYRPMFKWWFALLVIDFFALMWLGAMPAEEPYASFSLIASAYWFAYFLVILPLLGVIEKPLAQPATIEDAVKASYAKQNGGANTTVKPAE from the coding sequence ATGTCCGGAATTCCTCACGACCATTACGAGCCAAAGACCAAAGGCGAAAAGTGGCTGAACAGCCGTTTGCCGGTTATTGGCCTCGTGTACGACACATTGATGATCCCCACACCCAAGAACCTGAACTGGATGTGGATCTGGGGCATTGTACTGGCCTTCTGTCTGGTGCTGCAGATCGTCACCGGCATTGTGCTGGCGATGCATTACACACCGCATGTTGATCTGGCGTTCTCCTCTGTTGAGCACATCATGCGCAACGTGAATGGCGGGCATATGCTGCGCTACATGCACGCCAACGGCGCATCGCTGTTCTTTATTGCGGTTTACGCCCACATCTTCCGCGGCCTTTACTATGGTTCCTACAAGGCACCACGCGAAGTGACGTGGATTGTCGGCATGCTGATCTACCTGCTGATGATGGCGACTGGCTTCCTTGGTTATGTTCTGCCTTGGGGTCAAATGTCATTCTGGGGTGCAACAGTTATTACCGGCCTGTTCGGTGCGATCCCGTTCATCGGTGAGGGTTTGCAGACCTTCCTGCTGGGCGGACCTGCGGTAGACAATGCCACGCTGAACCGTTTCTTCAGCCTGCATTACCTGCTGCCGTTTGTGATTGCAGGTCTGGTGATCGTGCATATCTGGGCGTTCCACTCTACCGGCAACAACAACCCATCGGGTGTTGAAGTGCGCCGTGGCTCAAAAGAGGAAGCCGAGAAAGACACGCTGCCGTTCTGGCCCTACTTTGTGATCAAGGACCTGTTTGCACTGGCCGTGATCCTTGTCGTGTTTTTTGCAGTTGTCGGCTTTATGCCGAACTACCTTGGTCACCCTGACAACTACATCGAAGCAAACGCGCTGGCGACGCCGGCCCACATCGTTCCCGAATGGTACTTCTTGCCGTTCTACGCAATTTTGCGTGCCTTCACTTCTGAAGTCTGGGTTGTACAAATCGCGTCCTTTGTGACCGGTGGTATCATCGACGCCAAGTTCTTTGGGGTGCTGGCGATGTTTGGTGCGATTGCCGTGATGGCGCTGGTGCCATGGTTGGATACATCGAATGTACGGTCTGGCCGCTATCGCCCGATGTTCAAATGGTGGTTTGCCCTGCTGGTGATCGACTTCTTTGCCCTGATGTGGCTGGGTGCGATGCCTGCGGAAGAACCCTATGCGAGTTTCTCATTGATCGCGTCGGCCTATTGGTTCGCCTACTTCCTGGTGATCCTGCCGCTGCTGGGTGTGATCGAGAAACCTCTGGCGCAACCTGCGACCATTGAAGACGCCGTGAAGGCGAGTTATGCGAAACAGAACGGTGGTGCCAACACCACTGTAAAGCCGGCGGAGTGA
- the thiB gene encoding thiamine ABC transporter substrate binding subunit: MKALTLAATTLIAATAAAADTPELVVYTYDSFVADWGPGPQIEKAFEETCGCDLKFVGNGDGAALLARLKLEGARTDADLVLGLDTSLIAAAKETELFATTEVTADYALPVDWADTTFAPYDWGYFAFVHNKDLEAPANFKALGESDLKIVIQDPRSSTPGLGLLMWVKDVYGDEAPAIWEALADNVVTVTKGWSEAYGLFLEGEADMVLSYTTSPAYHIIAEEDETKAAAIFDEGHYMQIEVVGRLAGSDQPELAAEFMQFMVSDAAQTILPTTNWMYPAVMPSGGLATGFEELVTPENARLIEADKVPALRDEALAEWLSALSQ; this comes from the coding sequence ATGAAGGCTCTTACACTTGCTGCTACAACACTGATCGCCGCGACAGCAGCCGCTGCGGATACACCTGAACTTGTTGTTTACACCTACGACAGCTTTGTCGCTGACTGGGGCCCCGGCCCACAGATCGAAAAGGCGTTTGAGGAAACCTGTGGCTGTGATTTGAAATTTGTCGGCAATGGCGATGGCGCAGCCTTGCTGGCGCGGCTCAAGCTGGAGGGCGCACGCACGGATGCGGATCTGGTGCTGGGGCTGGACACCAGCCTGATCGCGGCGGCCAAGGAAACGGAGCTGTTTGCCACAACGGAAGTCACGGCCGATTATGCCCTGCCGGTGGATTGGGCCGACACGACATTTGCGCCTTATGACTGGGGCTATTTTGCCTTTGTCCACAACAAGGATCTGGAGGCTCCGGCAAACTTCAAGGCGCTGGGCGAGAGCGATTTGAAAATCGTAATTCAGGACCCGCGGTCATCAACGCCGGGTCTGGGCCTGCTGATGTGGGTCAAGGATGTATACGGCGATGAGGCCCCGGCGATTTGGGAAGCACTGGCGGATAACGTTGTGACCGTGACCAAAGGCTGGTCAGAGGCTTACGGTCTGTTCCTTGAGGGTGAGGCGGATATGGTGCTGTCCTATACGACTTCACCTGCCTATCACATCATCGCGGAAGAGGATGAAACCAAAGCGGCGGCGATCTTTGATGAGGGTCATTATATGCAGATCGAGGTTGTCGGGCGTCTGGCCGGATCGGACCAGCCGGAGCTGGCGGCAGAGTTCATGCAATTTATGGTGTCGGATGCGGCGCAGACGATCCTGCCGACAACCAACTGGATGTATCCGGCGGTGATGCCATCGGGTGGTTTGGCCACAGGGTTCGAGGAATTGGTCACACCCGAAAACGCCCGTCTGATCGAAGCGGATAAAGTGCCTGCATTGCGCGATGAGGCATTGGCCGAATGGCTTTCCGCGCTCTCGCAGTAA